A window of the Hordeum vulgare subsp. vulgare chromosome 5H, MorexV3_pseudomolecules_assembly, whole genome shotgun sequence genome harbors these coding sequences:
- the LOC123399406 gene encoding squamosa promoter-binding-like protein 17 isoform X2, with protein METGSSGGGRGPGDDVHGLHFGKKIYFEQDVAGGSGSSSSASGGRRGRGPAGPGGGGGGGGGGGGGGGGGGASTPAAGGSASQSQQPRCQVEGCGVDLSGGKTYYCRHKVCSMHSKAPLVVVAGIEQRFCQQCSRFHQLPEFDQGKRSCRRRLAGHNERRRKPPPGPMSTRYGRLAASFNDPGRFRSFLLDFSYPRAPAGVRDPWPAVQPGDHRMPGTTHWQGQGSHHEQHHAHRSAVAGYGDHHAYNGQGSSSGGGGAPMIPAGFELPSDECMAGVAADSSCALSLLSTQPWDSSAHSSSHIRSPAMSTASAFQGSPVAPSVMASNYMAAASSSGSWGSPRGARSMQQQHHHHHMQHDTVMNEVHPSSVHHGQFGELELALQQGRATPNPPHAEHGAFSHSSNAMNWSL; from the exons atgGAGACCGGGAGCAGCGGCGGCGGGAGAGGGCCCGGGGACGACGTCCACGGGCTCCACTTCGGCAAGAAGATCTACTTCGAGCAGGACGTGGCCGGCGGGagcggctcctcctcctccgcctccggtGGCAGGAGGGGCAGGGGCCCCGCTGGgccaggaggagggggaggtggtggtggcggtggcggtggcggcggcggaggaggaggagcctccACCCCCGCGGCCGGCGGCAGCGCCTCGCAGTCGCAGCAGCCGAGGTGCCAGGTGGAGGGGTGCGGCGTGGATCTGAGCGGCGGCAAGACCTACTACTGCCGCCACAAGGTGTGCTCCATGCACTCCAAGGCGccgctcgtcgtcgtcgccggcatCGAGCAGCGCTTCTGCCAGCAGTGCAGCAG GTTCCACCAGCTACCTGAATTTGACCAAGGAAAACGAAGCTGCCGCCGACGCCTCGCGGGTCACAATGAGCGCCGGAGGAAGCCGCCGCCCGGACCTATGTCGACACGCTATGGCCGGCTTGCTGCGTCCTTCAACG ATCCAGGCAGGTTCAGAAGCTTTCTGCTGGATTTCTCGTACCCGAGGGCCCCGGCCGGCGTGAGGGACCCGTGGCCGGCCGTTCAGCCCGGCGACCACCGCATGCCTGGCACCACCCACTGGCAGGGCCAGGGCAGCCATCATGAACAACACCACGCTCATCGCAGTGCAGTTGCGGGATACGGCGACCACCACGCGTACAACGGCCAGGGCAGCAGCTCGGGGGGAGGCGGGGCGCCGATGATCCCGGCGGGCTTCGAGCTCCCCTCGGACGAATGTATGGCGGGCGTCGCCGCCGACTCCAGCTGTGCTCTCTCTCTTCTGTCAACTCAGCCATGGGATAGTAGTGCCCACAGCTCCAGCCACATCCGGTCCCCGGCAATGTCGACGGCCAGCGCCTTCCAGGGCAGCCCGGTGGCGCCCTCCGTCATGGCCAGCAACTACATGGCGGCGGCGAGCAGCAGCGGCTCCTGGGGTAGCCCCCGGGGCGCCAGGAGcatgcagcagcagcaccaccaccatcacatgcAGCATGACACGGTGATGAACGAGGTCCATCCGAGCTCGGTTCACCACGGGCAGTtcggcgagctcgagctggcgCTGCAGCAGGGGAGGGCCACGCCGAACCCGCCGCACGCCGAGCACGGGGCCTTCAGCCACTCCAGCAACGCGATGAACTGGTCTCTGTAG
- the LOC123399406 gene encoding squamosa promoter-binding-like protein 17 isoform X1, which produces METGSSGGGRGPGDDVHGLHFGKKIYFEQDVAGGSGSSSSASGGRRGRGPAGPGGGGGGGGGGGGGGGGGGASTPAAGGSASQSQQPRCQVEGCGVDLSGGKTYYCRHKVCSMHSKAPLVVVAGIEQRFCQQCSRFHQLPEFDQGKRSCRRRLAGHNERRRKPPPGPMSTRYGRLAASFNEDPGRFRSFLLDFSYPRAPAGVRDPWPAVQPGDHRMPGTTHWQGQGSHHEQHHAHRSAVAGYGDHHAYNGQGSSSGGGGAPMIPAGFELPSDECMAGVAADSSCALSLLSTQPWDSSAHSSSHIRSPAMSTASAFQGSPVAPSVMASNYMAAASSSGSWGSPRGARSMQQQHHHHHMQHDTVMNEVHPSSVHHGQFGELELALQQGRATPNPPHAEHGAFSHSSNAMNWSL; this is translated from the exons atgGAGACCGGGAGCAGCGGCGGCGGGAGAGGGCCCGGGGACGACGTCCACGGGCTCCACTTCGGCAAGAAGATCTACTTCGAGCAGGACGTGGCCGGCGGGagcggctcctcctcctccgcctccggtGGCAGGAGGGGCAGGGGCCCCGCTGGgccaggaggagggggaggtggtggtggcggtggcggtggcggcggcggaggaggaggagcctccACCCCCGCGGCCGGCGGCAGCGCCTCGCAGTCGCAGCAGCCGAGGTGCCAGGTGGAGGGGTGCGGCGTGGATCTGAGCGGCGGCAAGACCTACTACTGCCGCCACAAGGTGTGCTCCATGCACTCCAAGGCGccgctcgtcgtcgtcgccggcatCGAGCAGCGCTTCTGCCAGCAGTGCAGCAG GTTCCACCAGCTACCTGAATTTGACCAAGGAAAACGAAGCTGCCGCCGACGCCTCGCGGGTCACAATGAGCGCCGGAGGAAGCCGCCGCCCGGACCTATGTCGACACGCTATGGCCGGCTTGCTGCGTCCTTCAACG AAGATCCAGGCAGGTTCAGAAGCTTTCTGCTGGATTTCTCGTACCCGAGGGCCCCGGCCGGCGTGAGGGACCCGTGGCCGGCCGTTCAGCCCGGCGACCACCGCATGCCTGGCACCACCCACTGGCAGGGCCAGGGCAGCCATCATGAACAACACCACGCTCATCGCAGTGCAGTTGCGGGATACGGCGACCACCACGCGTACAACGGCCAGGGCAGCAGCTCGGGGGGAGGCGGGGCGCCGATGATCCCGGCGGGCTTCGAGCTCCCCTCGGACGAATGTATGGCGGGCGTCGCCGCCGACTCCAGCTGTGCTCTCTCTCTTCTGTCAACTCAGCCATGGGATAGTAGTGCCCACAGCTCCAGCCACATCCGGTCCCCGGCAATGTCGACGGCCAGCGCCTTCCAGGGCAGCCCGGTGGCGCCCTCCGTCATGGCCAGCAACTACATGGCGGCGGCGAGCAGCAGCGGCTCCTGGGGTAGCCCCCGGGGCGCCAGGAGcatgcagcagcagcaccaccaccatcacatgcAGCATGACACGGTGATGAACGAGGTCCATCCGAGCTCGGTTCACCACGGGCAGTtcggcgagctcgagctggcgCTGCAGCAGGGGAGGGCCACGCCGAACCCGCCGCACGCCGAGCACGGGGCCTTCAGCCACTCCAGCAACGCGATGAACTGGTCTCTGTAG